The following proteins are encoded in a genomic region of Kosakonia oryzae:
- the mraZ gene encoding division/cell wall cluster transcriptional repressor MraZ, with amino-acid sequence MFRGATLVNLDSKGRLAVPTRYRDMLLENASGQMVCTIDIRHSCLLLYPLPEWEIIEQKLARLSSMNPLERRVQRLLLGHASECQMDSAGRLLIAPVLRQHAGLTKEVMLVGQFNKFELWDETTWYQQVKEDIDAEQSGSEALSDRLQDLSL; translated from the coding sequence ATGTTCCGTGGCGCGACGTTAGTCAATCTCGACAGCAAAGGGCGGTTAGCCGTTCCGACCCGTTATCGGGATATGCTGCTGGAGAATGCCTCCGGTCAGATGGTGTGTACCATCGACATTCGCCATTCATGTCTGCTGCTTTATCCCCTTCCTGAATGGGAAATTATTGAGCAAAAACTGGCGCGCCTGTCGAGCATGAACCCGCTTGAGCGACGCGTACAACGTTTATTGCTGGGGCATGCCAGCGAGTGCCAGATGGATAGCGCCGGGCGTTTATTGATTGCGCCTGTTTTACGGCAGCATGCCGGGCTAACCAAAGAAGTGATGCTGGTCGGGCAGTTCAATAAATTTGAGCTGTGGGACGAAACGACCTGGTATCAACAGGTCAAGGAAGATATCGACGCTGAGCAATCGGGTTCTGAAGCACTTTCAGATCGGTTGCAGGATTTGTCTCTGTAA
- the cra gene encoding catabolite repressor/activator, with protein sequence MKLDEIARLAGVSRTTASYVINGKAKQYRVSDKTVEKVMAVVREHNYHPNAVAAGLRAGRTRSIGLVIPDLENTSYTRIANYLERQARQRGYQLLIACSEDQPDNEMRCIEHLLQRQVDAIIVSTSLPPEHPFYQRWANDSFPIVALDRALDREHFTSVVGADQDDSEMLAAELRKFPAERVLYLGALPELSVSFLREQGFRTAWKDDPREVQYLYANSYEREAAAQLFDKWLETNPMPQAMFITSFALLQGVLDVTLRRDGKLPSDLAIATFGDHELLDFLQCPVLAVAQRHRDVAERVLEIVLASLDEPRKPKAGLSRIRRNLYRRGILSRV encoded by the coding sequence CGAAGCAGTATCGTGTCAGCGACAAAACCGTTGAGAAAGTGATGGCGGTTGTTCGTGAGCATAACTACCACCCGAATGCGGTGGCGGCTGGCCTGCGCGCAGGACGCACTCGTTCGATTGGGCTGGTGATCCCCGATCTTGAAAACACAAGTTACACCCGCATAGCCAACTATCTGGAGCGCCAGGCGCGTCAGCGCGGTTACCAGTTGCTGATCGCCTGCTCGGAAGATCAACCCGATAATGAAATGCGCTGTATCGAGCACCTTTTGCAGCGGCAGGTGGACGCTATTATTGTTTCCACCTCATTGCCGCCAGAGCATCCGTTCTATCAGCGCTGGGCCAATGATTCCTTCCCGATTGTCGCACTGGATCGCGCGTTGGATCGTGAACACTTCACCAGCGTTGTTGGCGCCGATCAGGATGATTCGGAGATGTTGGCCGCAGAGCTGCGTAAGTTTCCGGCGGAGCGCGTGCTTTACCTTGGGGCGTTACCAGAGCTCTCTGTCAGTTTCCTGCGCGAGCAAGGCTTCCGCACGGCGTGGAAAGATGACCCGCGTGAAGTGCAGTATCTCTATGCCAATAGCTACGAGCGTGAAGCCGCCGCTCAGCTATTTGATAAATGGCTGGAAACCAACCCGATGCCGCAGGCGATGTTTATAACCTCGTTTGCATTATTGCAGGGCGTGCTTGACGTTACGTTACGTCGCGACGGTAAATTGCCGTCGGATCTGGCGATCGCGACTTTTGGCGATCACGAGCTGCTCGATTTCCTGCAATGCCCGGTACTGGCGGTGGCGCAGCGCCATCGCGATGTTGCGGAGCGGGTTCTGGAAATTGTACTGGCAAGCCTCGACGAACCGCGTAAGCCGAAAGCGGGGCTTAGCCGTATCCGGCGTAATCTCTATCGTCGCGGGATATTAAGTCGCGTATAA
- the ftsL gene encoding cell division protein FtsL yields the protein MIGRVTETLSKVKGSLGSNERHALPGVIGDDLLRFGKLPLCLFICIIMTAVTVVTTSHHTRLLTAQREQLVLERDALDIEWRNLILEENALGDHSRVERIATEKLQMQHVDPSQENIVVQK from the coding sequence ATGATCGGCAGAGTGACAGAAACCCTAAGCAAAGTGAAAGGATCGTTAGGAAGCAACGAGCGCCATGCCTTGCCTGGCGTGATCGGCGACGATCTTTTGCGATTTGGGAAACTGCCACTCTGTCTGTTCATTTGCATCATCATGACGGCAGTGACGGTTGTCACTACCTCTCACCACACACGTTTATTAACCGCGCAGCGTGAACAACTGGTTCTCGAGCGCGACGCGCTGGATATCGAATGGCGCAACCTGATTCTTGAAGAGAATGCGCTTGGCGATCATAGCCGGGTGGAACGGATTGCGACGGAAAAGCTGCAAATGCAGCACGTGGATCCCTCTCAGGAAAATATCGTAGTGCAGAAATAG
- the rsmH gene encoding 16S rRNA (cytosine(1402)-N(4))-methyltransferase RsmH — MMENFKHTTVLLDEAVNGLNIRPDGIYIDGTFGRGGHSRLILSRLGAEGRLLAIDRDPQAIAVAQTIDDPRFSIIHGPFSALADYVSERELVGKIDGILLDLGVSSPQLDDPERGFSFMRDGPLDMRMDPTRGQSAAEWLQTAEEADIAWVLKTFGEERFAKRIARAIVERNRLEPMTRTKELAEVVAAATPVKDKFKHPATRTFQAVRIWVNSELEEIELALKNSLGVLAPGGRLSVISFHSLEDRIVKRFMREQSRGPQVPAGLPMTEEQLRKLGGRQLRALGKLMPGEEEVAENPRARSSVLRIAERTNA, encoded by the coding sequence ATGATGGAAAATTTTAAACATACGACGGTGCTGCTGGATGAGGCCGTTAATGGCCTGAATATTCGTCCGGATGGCATCTACATCGATGGCACTTTTGGTCGCGGTGGTCACTCGCGCCTGATCCTCTCCCGTTTGGGTGCGGAAGGACGCTTGTTGGCGATCGATCGCGATCCACAGGCAATTGCTGTAGCCCAAACCATTGATGATCCCCGCTTCTCCATCATTCATGGTCCTTTCTCTGCGCTTGCTGATTATGTCAGCGAGCGCGAACTTGTTGGCAAGATCGACGGTATTCTTCTCGATCTTGGTGTCTCTTCACCGCAGCTTGACGATCCTGAGCGCGGTTTCTCCTTTATGCGCGATGGCCCGCTCGATATGCGGATGGATCCCACCCGCGGCCAGTCTGCTGCCGAATGGCTGCAAACAGCTGAAGAGGCGGACATCGCCTGGGTGCTGAAAACCTTTGGCGAGGAGCGTTTTGCTAAACGTATCGCGCGCGCCATTGTAGAGCGCAACCGCCTCGAGCCGATGACCCGCACTAAAGAGCTGGCGGAAGTCGTTGCGGCGGCAACACCGGTGAAAGACAAGTTCAAACATCCCGCGACCCGTACCTTCCAGGCGGTGCGCATTTGGGTAAACAGTGAACTGGAGGAAATAGAGCTGGCGCTAAAAAACTCGCTCGGCGTGCTTGCCCCGGGAGGGCGGCTTTCGGTCATTAGCTTCCATTCACTGGAAGACCGCATTGTGAAACGCTTCATGCGTGAGCAAAGCCGCGGCCCGCAGGTTCCTGCCGGGTTGCCGATGACCGAAGAGCAACTCAGGAAACTGGGTGGCCGTCAGTTGCGAGCCTTAGGAAAGTTGATGCCGGGTGAAGAAGAAGTGGCTGAAAACCCACGTGCCCGTAGTTCAGTTCTGCGCATTGCAGAGAGGACGAACGCATGA